The Leishmania major strain Friedlin complete genome, chromosome 31 genome contains a region encoding:
- a CDS encoding ubiquinol-cytochrome-c reductase-like protein, giving the protein MNHHPMYSNPSSSFFRPHFVSAFLPTNNLCGGPANGTLSLPHGDGVCAAHGAALFDSPTFQESTGPFNCPAMASDPVDIKLDLEKECLANECVKKVGAYNACLERIKTVSPEKEPHCYNQYFAIVHCVDVCVDPKLWPTLK; this is encoded by the coding sequence ATGAACCACCACCCGATGTACTCCAacccctcttcctcgtttTTCCGTCCCCATTTCGTCTCCGCTTTCCTCCCCACTAACAACCTGTGCGGCGGCCCCGCAAACGGGACACTGTCACTGCCTCACGGCGATGGTGTTTGCGCAGCCCACGGCGCAGCTCTTTTTGATTCGCCCACATTTCAGGAGTCCACCGGCCCTTTCAACTGCCCCGCCATGGCGTCCGATCCGGTAGACATCAAGCTGGACCTCGAGAAGGAGTGCCTGGCGAACGAGTGCGTCAAGAAGGTGGGGGCATACAACGCGTGCTTGGAGCGCATCAAGACTGTCAGCCCCGAGAAGGAGCCGCACTGCTACAACCAGTACTTTGCCATCGTGCACTGCGTAGACGTGTGCGTCGACCCGAAGCTGTGGCCGACACTCAAGTAA
- a CDS encoding putative calreticulin gives MAQRAMLAAIVGVLVLCVYVVQAEIFFHEEFNTMDGWVQSEHTSDYGKVALSVGAIHVDAEKEQGLKLMEDAKFYAVSKKLPKAVSNDGKPIVVSFSVKNEQKLTCGGTYLKFFSELDQKDLHGESAYWLMFGPDICGSNKRLQFILSYNGTNHLWKKLSTPKTDTATHVYTVEIAPNNTYQLYVDGMHIQEGSLEEEWDMLPPKTISDPTDKKPADWVDDMMMDDPSDTKPEDWEDEPATITDSEAVKPVDWDDSEDGVWEAPKVPNPNYRGAWKPRRIHNPDYKGEWAARQIPNPVYKKDPNLYKVPAPLQYVGIDVWQVEGGSIFDDIIIGDDITEVLRVVKSTYGAMAEKERDLIQAEAKKEAMKEPAEAAAEKPNMDEHADHTPDEDKSEGEEDL, from the coding sequence atggcgcagcgggcgatGTTGGCCGCCATCGTTGGCGTGCTGGTTCTCTGCGTGTACGTTGTCCAGGCGGAGATCTTCTTCCACGAAGAGTTCAACACCATGGATGGGTGGGTGCAGTCAGAACACACGAGCGACTACGGTAAGGTCGCGCTCTCGGTGGGTGCGATTCACGTGGATGCTGAGAAGGAGCAGGGCCTGAAGCTCATGGAGGACGCCAAGTTCTACGCCGTCTCGAAGAAGCTGCCGAAAGCAGTTTCGAACGACGGCAAGCCGATCGTtgtctccttctccgtcaaGAACGAGCAGAAGCTTACGTGCGGCGGCACCTACCTCAAGTTCTTCTCCGAGCTGGACCAGAAGGACTTACACGGCGAGTCTGCGTACTGGCTGATGTTCGGGCCCGACATCTGTGGCTCCAACAAGCGTCTGCAGTTCATCTTGAGCTACAACGGCACGAACCATCTCTGGAAGAAGCTGTCGACGCCGAAGACCGACACAGCCACTCACGTCTACACGGTCGAGATCGCGCCAAACAACACGTACCAGCTGTACGTCGATGGCATGCACATCCAGGAAGGGTCgttggaggaggagtgggaCATGCTGCCGCCAAAGACCATCTCTGACCCGACGGATAAGAAGCCGGCGGACTGGGTGGATGACATGATGATGGATGATCCGTCTGACACGAAGCCGGAGGACTGGGAGGACGAGCCGGCCACCATCACTGACTCCGAGGCTGTCAAGCCGGTGGACTGGGACGATTCGGAAGACGGTGTGTGGGAGGCCCCGAAGGTTCCGAACCCGAACTACCGCGGTGCGTGGAAGCCGCGCCGCATCCATAACCCCGACTACAAGGGTGAGTGGGCGGCGAGGCAGATCCCGAACCCGGTTTACAAGAAAGACCCGAACCTGTACAAGGtaccggcgccgctgcagtaCGTCGGCATCGATGTCTGGCaggtggagggcggcagcatcTTCGATGACATAATCATCGGTGACGACATTACGGAGGTGCTGAGGGTAGTAAAGAGCACGTACGGCGCCatggcagagaaggagagagatcTCATCCAGGCGgaagcgaagaaggaggcCATGAAGGagccggcggaggcggcagccgagAAGCCAAACATGGACGAGCACGCTGACCACACGCCAGACGAAGACAAGAGCGAGGGTGAGGAGGACCTGtag
- the RPOIILS gene encoding RNA polymerase ii largest subunit has product MSGGAPLPPSQMPLQKVHEVQFEVFKEAQIKAYAKCIIEHAKSYEHGQPVRGGINDLRMGTTDFEYSCETCGLRHPECPGHFGYVELAEPIFNINVFDVVLIALKCVCKYCGALLMDTNDPSEMKKIAHLQGLNRLRMVAKLCGSVCKRSKDIQGCEGKGRQPRIGRFVGIYPGLQIKVTQEEQDYVWHAENARQVLDRVSDSDALIMGFDRRFCHPRDLILTVLPIPPPQVRPAVTFGSAKSDDELTHQIMSIVKRNIQLRKDKESGVKAAVDRSRALLQEHVATFFNNASTYYKPAKVGDTKKLKSLTERLKGKYGRLRGNLMGKRVDFSARTVITGDPNIDVDEVGVPFSVAMTLTFPERVNVINKKRLTEFVQRTTYPSANYIIRPNGNVTKLALVKDRSAVHLDVGDVVERHVIDGDVVLFNRQPTLHRMSMMGHRVRVLNYNTFRLNLSCTTPYNADFDGDEMNLHVPQSLLTKAELIEMMMVPKNFVSPNKSAPCMGIVQDSLLGSYRLTDKDTFVDKYFIQSVALWLDLWELPIPAILKPRPLWTGKQIFSLILPEVNHPASPYDKPPFPHNDKKIMIQRGQLLVGAITKGVVGAAPGSLIHVIFNERGSDEVAKFINGVQRITTYFNYCFAFSVGVQDTVADATTLKEMNNVLHKTRQSVEKIGAAANNGKLTRKAGMSLLQSFEADVNSALNKCREEAAKKALSNVRRTNSFKVMIEAGSKGSDLNICQIAVFVGQQNVAGSRIPFGFRRRTLPHFMLDDYGETSRGMATRGYVEGLQPHEFYFHTMAGREGLIDTAVKTSDTGYLQRKLVKALEDVHASYDGTVRNANQELIQLAYGEDGLDGARIEGNQAFPIPHMTNSEMADKYRYEYNDEGSFSENMGGHYMDPFVRDSLLRDPQSVLKLQEEFEQLMRDRAMSRLVIDMEDKNKLKMNLPVNVARLIQNARTTMGKRSQVSNLNPITVINRVRELQEDLVQLFPSYHKDYNGRFVNVLSQQRVERALTLFGIHLRQILGSKRVLKEYKLNDKAFEYLLKEIRTKYQQSLITPGEIIGAIAAQSCGEPATQMTLNTFHNAGISSKNVTLGVPRLLELLNVSRNQRNASVAVCLIREYQKRNKAQEAQQFIEYCTLANITTTVQIIYDPDPRNTVVAEDEEMIRWEQAVMNAEDEEPDAEQPPSPFIARLILDNDLFNDKRLNMKDVKSAIRQVDDTYMVQANMENDGQRIVRLRPRKCTGADSVPALTKAVAQLLQSVHLRGIPGIKKTLLKEGNTFRVDPEAGGIKNESSWMVDTEGTALQRIFVGVVNSEGKNIIDFSKTSSNKIPEVVTVLGIEAARRKLLSELREAYLAYGLNINYRHYTILVDTMCQRGYLMAVSRTGINRSETSGPLMRCSFEETVKVLMTAAAFGEKDPVRGVSASLVLGNQARIGTGLFDLLLDMSKLQHVVPLDKATEARTSNVYHTDASVAPGSSTLQGSHGELPPSTVHENSSLAAGASSVYPRHERAGMYGGIPIEASEVQFSSALPTVMRTALAASNTTEYHSSHHLSGASTYLASSALPSASALDTELSSYHLQSVARSTAYGYAPMAASGMPMPGATQLSVGEGGSLPYPYEASNGERFGSLGGAASSRASAPYDPTQQPSQEFSQTEEQEEP; this is encoded by the coding sequence ATGTCGGGTGGTGCGCCTCTCCCGCCTTCGCAGATGCCGCTGCAGAAGGTGCATGAAGTTCAGTTTGAGGTGTTCAAGGAGGCGCAGATCAAGGCCTATGCCAAGTGCATCATTGAGCATGCCAAGTCCTACGAGCACGGCCAGCCGGTGCGGGGCGGCATCAACGACCTGCGCATGGGCACGACAGACTTCGAGTATAGCTGCGAGACCTGCGGGCTGAGGCACCCGGAATGCCCCGGCCACTTTGGCTACGTGGAGCTGGCCGAGCCGATCTTCAACATCAACGTGTTTGACGTCGTGCTGATCGCGCTTAAGTGTGTCTGCAAGtactgcggcgcgctgctgatggaCACAAACGACCCGTCAGAGATGAAGAAGATCGCGCATCTGCAGGGCCTCAACCGCCTGCGCATGGTCGCCAAGCTCTGCGGCAGCGTGTGCAAGCGGAGCAAAGACATCCAGGGCTGTGAGGGCAAGGGCCGCCAGCCGCGCATCGGCCGCTTCGTTGGCATCTACCCAGGTCTGCAGATCAAGGTTACTCAGGAGGAGCAGGATTACGTGTGGCACGCCGAGAACGCACGGCAGGTGCTGGACCGCGTCTCGGACAGCGATGCCCTCATCATGGGCTTCGACCGGCGCTTCTGCCACCCACGCGACTTGATCCTCACGGTGCTGCCGATCCCCCCGCCGCAAGTCCGCCCCGCCGTCACCTTCGGCTCGGCCAAGTCGGATGATGAGCTCACCCACCAAATCATGTCCATTGTGAAGCGCAACATTCAACTACGCAAGGACAAGGAGTCCGGCGTCAAAGCCGCCGTGGACCGCTCGCGCGCACTTCTGCAGGAGCACGTTGCCACTTTCTTCAACAATGCCTCCACCTACTACAAGCCCGCCAAGGTCGGCGACACCAAGAAGCTTAAGTCACTGACGGAGCGGCTGAAGGGGAAGTACGGCCGGCTGCGCGGCAACTTGATGGGCAAGCGCGTAGACTTTTCGGCCCGCACGGTCATCACCGGCGACCCAAACATCGACGTCGATGAAGTCGGCGTACCGTTCTCCGTTGCCATGACGCTGACCTTTCCGGAGCGGGTGAACGTGATTAACAAGAAGCGTCTGACGGAGTTTGTGCAGCGCACCACGTACCCTTCGGCCAACTACATCATCCGGCCGAACGGCAACGTAACGAAGCTGGCCCTTGTGAAGGAtcgcagcgccgtccaccTCGACGTTGGCGACGTGGTCGAGCGCCACGTCATCGACGGCGACGTTGTGCTCTTCAACAGGCAGCCGACGCTGCACCGCATGAGTATGATGGGGCACCGCGTCCGCGTGCTCAACTACAACACATTTCGCCTGAACCTGTCCTGCACGACGCCGTACAACGCCGATTTCGACGGCGATGAGATGAACCTGCATGTTCCGCAGTCGCTGCTCACTAAGGCGGAGCTGATTGAGATGATGATGGTACCCAAGAACTTCGTGTCGCCGAACAAGTCGGCGCCCTGCATGGGCATCGTGCAGGACAGCCTGCTCGGCAGCTACCGGCTTACCGACAAGGACACGTTTGTCGACAAGTACTTTATTCAGAGCGTCGCGCTCTGGCTGGATCTGTGGGAGCTGCCGATCCCAGCCATCCTGAAGCCGCGTCCACTCTGGACCGGAAAGCAGATCTTCTCGCTTATCCTGCCGGAGGTCAACCACCCCGCCTCCCCGTACGACAAGCCGCCCTTTCCGCACAACGACAAGAAGATCATGATCCAGCGtggccagctgctggtgggCGCCATCACAAagggcgtcgtcggcgccgccccgGGGTCGCTGATCCACGTCATCTTCAACGAGCGCGGCTCCGATGAGGTGGCCAAGTTCATCAACGGCGTGCAGCGGATCACAACGTACTTCAACTACTGCTTTGCCTTCTCGGTCGGCGTGCAGGACACCGTGGCCGATGCGACGACGCTCAAGGAGATGAACAACGTGCTGCACAAGACGCGCCAATCCGTCGAGAAgatcggcgccgctgcgaacAACGGCAAGCTGACGCGCAAGGCTGGcatgtcgctgctgcagtccTTCGAGGCAGATGTGAACAGTGCCCTGAACAAGTGCcgtgaggaggcggcgaagaaggcgctgaGTAACGTCCGCCGCACAAACAGCTTCAAGGTCATGATCGAGGCCGGAAGCAAGGGCAGTGACCTGAATATTTGCCAGATCGCCGTGTTCGTCGGGCAGCAAAAcgtcgccggcagccgcatcCCCTTCGGCTTCCGTCGCCGCACGCTGCCGCACTTCATGTTGGACGACTACGGTGAGACGTCTCGTGGCATGGCGACGCGCGGGTACGTGGAGgggctgcagccgcacgaGTTTTATTTCCACACCATGGCAGGGCGCGAAGGGCTCATCGACACAGCCGTCAAGACGTCCGACACCGGGTACCTGCAGCGCAAGCTCGtgaaggcgctggaggatgTGCACGCCTCCTACGACGGCACGGTGCGGAACGCGAACCAGGAGCTCATCCAGCTGGCGTACGGCGAAGACGGTCTGGACGGTGCTCGCATTGAGGGCAACCAGGCCTTCCCGATCCCGCACATGACGAACAGTGAGATGGCTGACAAGTACCGCTACGAGTACAACGACGAAGGCAGCTTCTCGGAGAACATGGGCGGCCATTACATGGATCCGTTTGTGCGcgactcgctgctgcgcgacccGCAGAGCGTGTTgaagctgcaggaggagtTTGAGCAGCTGATGAGGGATCGCGCGATGTCGCGGCTCGTGATCGACATGGAGGACAAGAACAAGCTCAAGATGAACCTGCCCGTGAACGTCGCGCGGCTCATCCAgaacgcgcgcacgacgaTGGGCAAGCGCAGCCAGGTGTCCAATCTAAACCCGATCACTGTGATCAACCGCGTGCgggagctgcaggaggacCTCGTGCAGCTGTTCCCGTCCTACCACAAGGACTACAACGGCCGCTTCGTTAATGTGCTGAGCCAGCAGCGCGTGGAGCGGGCCCTGACGCTCTTTGGCATCCACTTGCGCCAGATCCTCGGCTCGAAGCGGGTGCTGAAGGAGTACAAGCTGAACGACAAGGCGTTCGAGTACCTGCTGAAGGAGATCCGCACCAAGTACCAGCAGTCCCTCATCACCCCTGGTGAGATCATCGGCGCCATTGCCGCGCAGTCGTGCGGTGAGCCCGCCACCCAGATGACCCTGAATACCTTCCACAACGCCGGCATTTCGTCCAAGAACGTGACCCTCGGCGTGCCGCGGCTGTTGGAGCTGCTGAATGTGAGCAGGAACCAGCGCAACGCCAGCGTGGCCGTCTGCCTGATCCGCGAGTACCAGAAGCGCAAcaaggcgcaggaggcgcagcagttTATCGAGTACTGCACGCTGGCGAATATAACGACAACGGTGCAGATCATATACGACCCCGACCCGCGCAACACCGTCGTggccgaggacgaggagaTGATCCGGTGGGAGCAGGCGGTGATGAATGCAGAGGATGAGGAGCCAGATGCGGAGCAGCCGCCGTCACCTTTCATTGCACGCCTCATCCTCGACAACGACCTCTTCAACGACAAGCGACTTAACATGAAAGACGTGAAAAGTGCGATCCGGCAGGTGGACGACACTTACATGGTGCAGGCAAACATGGAGAACGACGGCCAGCGCAttgtgcggctgcgtccgCGCAAGTGCACCGGGGCGGACTCCGTGCCGGCGCTCACGAAGgcggtcgcgcagctgctgcagagcgtgCACCTACGCGGTATCCCTGGCATCAAGAAGACGCTGCTAAAGGAGGGCAACACGTTCCGCGTCGACCCCGAGGCGGGCGGCATCAAGAACGAATCGAGCTGGATGGTGGACACAGAGGGCACGGCACTGCAGCGCATCTTCGTCGGCGTCGTGAACAGCGAGGGCAAGAACATCATCGACTTCTCCAAGACCAGTAGCAACAAGATCCCTGAAGTGGTGACGGTGCTAGGCAtcgaggcagcgcggcgcaagCTGCTCTccgagctgcgcgaggcttACCTCGCCTACGGGCTAAACATCAACTACCGCCACTACACCATCCTCGTCGACACCATGTGCCAGCGCGGTTACCTGATGGCCGTCAGCCGCACCGGCATCAACCGCAGCGAGACATCCGGGCCGTTGATGCGGTGTTCCTTCGAGGAAACGGTGAAGGTGCTCATGACAGCCGCCGCGTTCGGCGAGAAGGATCCGGTGCGTGGGGTGTCTGCGAGCCTCGTGCTCGGAAATCAGGCCCGCATCGGCACCGGCCTGTTTGACCTTCTGCTGGACATGAGCAAGCTGCAGCACGTGGTCCCGCTCGATAAGGCTACGGAGGCACGAACCTCAAACGTGTACCACACCGACGCATCCGTCGCACCGGGCTCGTCGACGCTGCAGGGGTCGCACGgcgagctgccgccgtcgactGTGCACGAGAACAGCTCTcttgccgccggcgcctcctccgtgtaCCCGCGACATGAGAGAGCTGGCATGTACGGCGGTATCCCGATCGAGGCAAGCGAGGTGCAGTTCAGCAGCGCTCTGCCGACGGTGATGAGAACGGCCTTGGCTGCCTCGAACACGACCGAGTACcacagcagccaccaccTCTCTGGTGCTTCCACGTACttggcgtcgtcggcgctgccgagcgcGAGTGCGCTTGATACCGAGCTGTCCTCCTACCACCTACAGTCAGTCGCCCGTTCTACAGCGTACGGTTACGCACCCATGGCGGCCTCTGGAATGCCTATGCCCGGTGCTACTCAGCTATCCGTCGGTGAGGGCGGCAGCCTGCCATACCCGTACGAGGCGTCGAACGGCGAGCGCTTCGGCTCTCTCGGCGGCGCGGCCAGCTCGCGGGCGAGTGCGCCCTACGACCCCACCCAGCAGCCGTCTCAGGAATTCTCGCAGAccgaggagcaggaggagccGTGA